The sequence CGCCGCCTCGCGGATGGCCGACTTCGACACGGCGAAGGCGACGCCCGCCGACGGGCTCTCTCCCGGCAAGCCGGCGCCTTACGAAAGCGAGGAGACCACGCACTATTCGGTGGTGGACGGACAGGGCAATGCGGTGTCGAACACCTACACGCTCAACTTCTCCTACGGCGTCGGCATGATGGCCGGCGATACCGGCATCCTGCTCAACAACGAGCTGGACGACTTCTCCGCCAAACCCGCCGTGCCGAACGCCTACGGCCTCATCGGCGGCGATGCCAATGCCGTCGCTCCGCGCAAGCGGCCACTCTCCTCGATGAGCCCGACGCTGGTCTTCCGCGATGGCCGGCTGGTGCTGGCCACCGGCTCGCCCGGCGGCAGCCGCATCATCACCACCGTGCTGCAGATCATCCTGAACGTGGTCGACCACGGCATGAACATCGCGGAGGCGACCGCCGCCCCGCGCATGCACCATCAATGGCTGCCGGACGAAATCCGTATCGAGGAAGGCTTCTCGCCGGACACGCTGGCGATCCTGCGTGAACGCGGCCACACGGTCGAGGAGCGCGCCACCATGGGCTCCACACAGTCGGTGATGGCGGTCGAGAACGGCCTTGCCGGTGCCTCGGACCCGCGGGTGCAGGGTGCGCTCGCCGCAGGCTACTAGGACAGCCGCAAATCGCCGGCGGGCTCAGCCCCGCCGGCGGGCCAGCGTCGCTGCCAGCAGCAGCACGTAGACGCCGCCGAGCAGCATCGGCAGCCCGTTGAGCCCGGCCGTATCGATGGCAAGACCGGAGATCGCCGGCCCGGCAAAACCGCCAACGCCCCACATCACGGCGAACCCGGCATTGCCAGCGATCAGCATGGCCCCGGTGAAGCGGCGGCCGAGCTCCATCAGCGCGATGGTGTAGACGCCATAGGCCGAGGATCCCCAGACGAAAAGCATGGCCCAGAGCGGCCACTTGGTTTCGATCAGCACGGGCAACAGGGCGGCACCGGCAATCGTCAGCAGGCACAGCACCACCATGACGAGGCGCGGTCCCCAGCGGTCGGCGACGGTCCCGATGGGCACCTGGAAGACGATGTTGCCGACGATCAGGACGGCAAGCGCCGTCGCCACCGCCGCCTCGTCGAGGCCATGCCCCAGGCCATAGATCGGGAACAGGGTCAGGATCGCCTGATCGAACGCGGCAGCGATTGCGGTAACCACCAGCAGGAACGGGATCAGAGGTGCGACGGTGCGGATCGACCCGGTTTCTCCGGCGGCAAACCGCGGCAGCCGATGGCGGATCGTGGCGATCAGCACCGCACATGTCAGACAGACCGCGATGCAGAGGAAGAACGGCGCGAGCGTTCGCGTGCCGGTAACGGCAAGCGTTGCCGGGCCGAGCGCAAAGCCGCCG comes from Stappia sp. 28M-7 and encodes:
- a CDS encoding MFS transporter, which codes for MSGIDDREKPDLIPAPTAPVPDRPQVAEVAEHLPGAPQTIDRAAIAVVLLLIAVFGLAQGLTYPLLSFILERQGTPAWLIGSNAAMMALGLILSAPLVPQLAIRFGAARLAIACALLLAVLFALIGMIQSLWLWFPARFLLGVGINGLYISSETWVNQLAPDRIRGRMLGLYATALAGGFALGPATLAVTGTRTLAPFFLCIAVCLTCAVLIATIRHRLPRFAAGETGSIRTVAPLIPFLLVVTAIAAAFDQAILTLFPIYGLGHGLDEAAVATALAVLIVGNIVFQVPIGTVADRWGPRLVMVVLCLLTIAGAALLPVLIETKWPLWAMLFVWGSSAYGVYTIALMELGRRFTGAMLIAGNAGFAVMWGVGGFAGPAISGLAIDTAGLNGLPMLLGGVYVLLLAATLARRRG